From Xanthomonas sp. 10-10:
GCCTGGGTCAGCGCAATCTGCCCCAGCGCGCCGGCCAGGCCCATGCCGGCGATCAGCCAGCCGTGGCTGGCCTGCAACGGCACCCAGTCGGGGATGGCCAGCAAGCCGGCGCCGATGGCCATGAACAGCAGGAACCACACCACCATGGACTGCGGCGTATCGGTGCGGGTCAGCAGGCTCACCGTGACTGCGGCGATGGCATAGGCGGTGGCCGCCAGCAGCACCATCAGCCCGGGCAGCGACACCAACCCGCCCACGCCCGGGCGCAGCACCACGATGACCCCGACCAGGCCGATGGCGATCGCCGTCCAGCGCCGCGGCCCCACGTGTTCCCCCAGTAGCGGCACCGACAAGGCCGCCACCAGCAACGGTGCCACGAAGTAGATGGTGTAGGCGGTGGACAGCGGCATCCGCTTCAGGCCGTAGACGAAGCAGCCGATCATCACCATGCCCAGGCCCCCGCGCAGCAGATGCAGGCCCCAGCGCACCGGCACGATGGCACGCGGCCCGGCGGTGGCGAACACCCACACCAGCACGAACGGCAGCGACGCGGCGCCACGCAACAGGGTCACCTGCAACGGCGGGTAATGCGCCGACAGCAGCTTCATCGCCGCATCCATCAGCGAGAAGCAGGCCACGGCGGCGACCATCCAGGCGATGGCGGCAAGCGGAGAACGGGGGTTGGGCATGGACGCATTATCGCCGTCGCAACGCGCCAACCGCCATGCGCCGATGACGGGCATCCGGGCGCGATGGCCTAGAATGGCCGCTGTTTTCAGACAACAGGAGCTTTGCATGCCTTCCTTCGACGTCGTGTCCGAAGTCGACAAGCACGAACTGACCAATGCGGTGGACCAGGCCAACCGTGAACTGGACACGCGTTTCGATTTCAAGGGTGTGGAAGCCAAGTTCGAACTGGAGGACGGCAAGGTGATCAACCAGTCCGCACCCAGCGACTTCCAGCTCAAGCAGATGACCGACATCCTGCGCGCGCGGCTGTTGGCGCGCAGCATCGATGTGCGCTGCCTGGACTTTGGCGATGTGGAAACCAATCTGGCCGGTGCGCGGCAGAAGGTCACCGTCAAGCAGGGCCTCGAGCAGAAGCAGGCCAAGCAGCTGGTGGCCAAGCTCAAGGAAGCCAAGATCAAGGTCGAGGCGCAGATCAACGGCGACAAGCTGCGCGTGACCGGCAAGAAGCGCGACGACCTGCAGGATGCGATCGCGCTGCTGAAAAAGGCCGATTTCGAGCTTCCGCTGCAATTTGACAACTTCCGCGACTGAGCGTGCGCGGGCGATGCCGGTGAGTGCGGTGGCCGACGCCGACATGCAGGCGCCTGCAGTGCGTTGCGGCGCCGTGCGGTGGGGCCAGCAACGCCTGCGTTGCGGCCGCGCTGAGCGCGATCGTCGCTGCGGGCCGCAGGTCTAGCGGCGCGATGCGCTCCCTGCTCACCCGCCTGCTGCATCGCCTGCGCACCTTACAGGCCAGCGCGCCTGCCGCAGGCGGCGTGCAGGCGGTCAAGATCCATGCGCAACCGCAGATCGAAAGCGGATCCACGCTGCACACCATGGCCGGCCTCGACCCGGTGGCTGCTGCGGCCTTTGCCGACGCCTTTGCGGTGGAGATCGAACACGCCATTGCGCGGTGCACGCTTGGCGACGCCAACACCAGCCACGCGCAGGCACTGGAACAGATCCACTCGTTGAAGAACACCATCTCGTTGACCGGCTCGCAGCCCTTGCTCAAGGCCTGCGACCAGCTGCGTGACGATGTGGAACGCGACGCGTTGAGCGACATGCTTGCGCACCGCTTCACCGCCGTGGCCACTGCCGCAGGTCTACTGGTCAAGCGCTACCGGCGCACTCTTCCCATCGACGACGCGGAGCCTCATGCGTAGCACTTCCGACGGCGCAGCGCCCGGCCTGATTCTGGCCGCCCGGCAGCTGCGCAACGACAGACTGGTGCGGCTGTTCGAGTCGTTTCTGGAATACCGCGCCTGCGTCGGCCGGGTGATCGTGCAGACCATGGTGACCCTGTGGTGCCTGGGCTGGCTGTATGGCCCACAGCCGGTGCTGGTCAAGGACGCGCACAACGTATTCCCCACCGCCGTGGCCTTATGGGTCATCTCGGTCGCGTGGATGGTGCTGGTGCGGCGCCGGGTCATCCCGCCCAGCGAGTGGCTGGATGCGATGGGCTTTGCGATGAACCTGCTGTTCATCGGCATCCAGACCACGCTGGCCTTCATCCTATTGATGTCGTTGAACGCGTTTTTGCCGTTCATCACCATCGCGGCGGTGGCCCGCTATGGGCAACGCGCGACCTTGCCGGTGCTGCTGGCCACCTTCGTACTGATGTTGCTGACCGCGCCCAGCGGCTACTGGCTGTCGCGGCCGGCGTACTTCGTGTATGCGGTGGCGCTCAGCATGGTGCTGCCGCTGCTGGTGGCGCGCATCGTGCTTGCGATGCAGGAAGTGGCGCTGCAGGCGCTGGCCTCGCGCGATGCGCAAAGCCGTTTCATCAGCACCATGAACCATGAGCTGCGCACGCCGTTGAATGCGGTCATCAATTGCGCGCAGCTGATCGACACCGACAACATGTCGTCCGAACAGCGCGACCTGATGCAGGCCATGACCGTCAATGCGACCGCACTGCGCCATCGCGTCAATGAAGTGCTGGACGTTGCCAGCATCGACGGTGGGCGACTGCAGCTGCAGAGCAAGCCTCTGAGCCTGCTGGACGTGCTGACCACCGTCAAAGCGGTCTGCGCAACCGCCGCATCCACCAAGGGCGTGTCGCTGAGCGTGCGCATGGAGGCACCGAACACGCCCTACGTGCTGGGCGACGAGGGCCGCATCGAGCAGGTGATCAGCAACCTGGTCATCAATGCGATCAAGTTCACCCCGGCCGGTGGCGCGGTCGAATTGCTGCTCGAAGCCACCCAGATACAGCAGCGCTGGTTGATCGCCGCGACGATCACCGACACCGGCATCGGCGTGCCCGACGACAAGAAGGCCTACATCTTTACGCCGTTCACCCAGCTCAGCACCGGATTCAGCCGTGCCGAGGGCGGGGTCGGCCTGGGGCTGTATATCGCCCTGTCGGTGTCCGATGCGATGCGCGGCAGCCTGACGGTGGGCGACAACCCGGCCGGGGGCAGCATCTTCCGCTGGATCTTCGAGCTGCCGGTGGCCGCAGCCGACAGCAGCCGCACGCTCGACCTGCGCGATGCGTTGGCGCACCACGCGCAGACCGTGCCGCCGCTGCATTGCCTGGTCTTCGAGGACATGGACACCAATCGCCTGGTGATCGGCAACCTGCTGACGCGCGCCGGGCATCGGGTGAGCTTTCATGTCGATGGCACCGATGCGGTGCAGCGCATTGCCCAGGCCGCGCCGGACCTGGTGTTTCTCGATCTGCACATGCCCGGCACCTCCGGCTGGGATGCCTTGGGGCAGGCCCGCGATGCGATTGCCGCGCTGCCGCCGATCGTCGTGCTGACCGCCGACACGCGTACCGATTCGATGCGCGAAGCCGCAGCCGCCGGCGTGGCGGGTTACCTGTCCAAGCCGATCAACGCCCACGAACTGCTGGCCCTGCTGGCCCACCATGCACAACGACCACAGCACTGAGCTGAAGCCAGGTACCGCGGCACGCTGGCATTGGCGCAGCGCTGCCCAGCAACGCACCCCACTGGCGCTGCTGTTCCTGCATGGGTTTTCTGCAAGTCCGGGCGAGGCCGGCGCGCTGCCCGAACAGATGGCCGATGCATTGGGCGCCAACGGCTACGTGCACCGCTGGCCCCAGCATGGTGACCGCGCACCCGATGCGATGCGGGGGCTGACCACAGCGGCGCTACACAGCTCTGCACGGCAGGCGCTGGCGCAGGCGCAGCGCATGGGCAAGCGCGTTGCGATTGTCGGTTCGTCACTGGGCGGCACGCTGGCGTTATGGCTTGCGGCCCGGCATCCCGAGCAGGTTGCGGCGGTGGTGGCGTGGTCGCCCGGCATCCAGCCGGTCAATGCGGACCTGCTCGATCGGCTCTGCGACGCCGATGCGCCGATCGCCGACCCGTACCCGCGCAGCGCAGCGGAGCTGGCCTACTGGTCGGACAGCATCCACCCGGATGGCTTTCGAACCTTGCGCGGCGTCTTCGATGCGCTCGCCACCGCGCCGCCGTGGTCACAGGTGCGCTGCCCGGTGCTGCTGGGCTATTACCGCGCGCCCAATGGCGACGAAGATCAGATTGCCTCGGTGCCGGCGATGCTGGCCATGTTCGACGCGCTGGGCACCGCTGCTCCGCTCAAGCAGGCGATCGCCTTCGACAGCGGCGCGCATGCCATCGGGTCGCCGCACAAGACGCCGCTGGCCGGACACGTTGCACAGGTGTCGGTGGAGTTCTTGCGTGCGCATGTCGGTGCACATGTTGACGAGGCTGAGTACAGCGACGACGGCGACACGCGCTGATTGCGTGGGCGCAGCAACATCGCGCCGGACGGCATCGGTTGCGTCTGCTGCGTCCTCGTTGATGAATCGGCTAGCGCCGCCGCGCCCGCAGCGATCGCATACACTGGCGCGCCATCACGCTGCCGCCACGATGACCACCACGCCTGCCACGCCCGATCCGTTGACCGCGACCCGCACCTGGATCGAGCGCGCGGTGATCGGGCTGAACCTTTGCCCGTTCGCCAAGGCGGTGTACGTCAAGGACCAGGTGCGGCTGGTACTCAGCGATGCCAGCACGCCCGAAGCCCTGCTGGAACAACTGGCCGAAGAACTGGTGCTGCTACGCGACACGCCGTCCGAGCAGATCGACACCACGCTGATCGTGCATCCGGACGTGCTCACCGACTTCCTGGAGTACAACGACTTCCTCGACAACGCCGACGCAGCGGTGGAAGCGCTGGATCTGCAAGGCACCCTGCAGGTGGCCAGCTTCCATCCCGATTACCAATTCGCAGGCGCTGCGCCGGACGATGTGGCCAACTTCACCAACCGCTCGCCGTTCCCGACCCTGCACCTGCTGCGCGAGGACAGCGTGGAACGTGCGGTGGCGGCGTTCCCGGATCCTGACGTGATTGTCGAGCGCAATATCCAGACGCTGGAACGGCTGGGCCACGCGGGCTGGGACCGCGTATTGAACGGCGCCGAGCACTGAGCACGCCTGCTGTTACGCGCCATCGCGCGCAGCAAGCCACGACCGTCGGCAGCCTGCGTCGACAGCTCATCGGTTGAAGTGCCGACAAGGACCACGTATGCGTCGCTGTCGCACGCATACCCGGTGTTGCTGCAGCACTGACATGGCGCGCGCTACAGTGCCGCATCCTTCCGTTATGTGCGCACGCCATGGCCCTGATTCCCGCTGTTTCCGCATGGAACCCGTCACCGCTGCAGGACCGCGTGGTGGTGATCACCGGTGGCGCGCAAGGCATTGGACGCGGGATTGCGCAGGCTGTGCTTGGCGCCGGCGGCAGTGTGGTGATCGGCGATCTGGATGCCGATGCCGGAAAGGCCTGCCTGCAGGAATGGGCGCTGCCACAACGCAGTGCGTTCGTGCGCTGCGATGCCGCGCGCCAGACCCAGGCCGCGCGCTTGATCGCCACGGCGCGCAAGCGCTTCGGCAGACTCGATGGCCTAGTCAATAACGCCGGCGTCGCAGACCCGCACGTTGCGCCGTTGCCGCAGCTGGAATGGGACGACTGGAACCGGCGTCTGGCAAGCCTGCATGGCGCATTTTTATGCAGCAAACATGCCTTGCCTGCGCTGACGCAGGCGCAGGGCGGTGGTGCGATCGTCAATATCGCCTCCACCCGCGCCTGGCAGTCCGAGCCGCATAGCGAAGCCTATGCGGCGGCCAAGGGCGGCCTGGTCGCCTTTACTCACGCATTGGCGTTGAGCGAAGGCCCGCAGGTACGCGTCAACAGCATCAGCCCGGGGTGGATCAGCACCGATGCCTGGCGTGCGCCGCAGCGCCGTCGTGCGCCCAGACTGTCGCGACGCGACCATGCGCAGCACCCGGCCGGACGTGTGGGCACGCCGGAAGACATCGCGCAGCTGGCGGTCTATCTGCTGTCGCCGCAGCTGTCCGGGTTCGTCACCGGGCAGGACTTCGTCGTCGACGGCGGCATGTCGCGCAAGATGCAATACGTGTGAGGTGTGCTGCCGATGCGGGCTGGGTGATGCGCGTTGCAGCGTGCCGGGCGTGACGTTGCTACGCGCGTGCTTGCCGGTTTGTGGCGTTGGTCATGCACGACAGCCCTGTTTGCGCATCGGTGAGGCGCAAGCTCCGATAGCGGTGCGCATCGTGCATCCGCTGCAGCGGGGCTTTGCGCGTTGTCCATGCGTGAAGCGGTTTGGGTTGGTTTGTCCGTACCGCACCGCGCCCAGCCCGCGTTTGCGACGCAGGCGCTCCAAGCCGCGCGCGCCAGTGGCGCGCGAACCATGCCTTCTCGCCCCGGCGGGAGCGGGGCGTTGGTGGTCGCGCACTGATCGCCAGCGCGCCATGGGCTGATCGCCAGCGCGGGTTGCTGCGCCTGGCATCGCACTGCGGTCCGGATGCGCGTCCGCACGCTCACCCACCCCGCCGGTCAGCCCGACAATTGCGCTTCCAGCAGGCGCTGCGCATCGCTCAGCGAAGGCATGATGCGATGGCCCAGCGCGCGCACGTCCGCATCCGGTTCGAGCAGGTCCGGGATCTGGATCGGGGTCATGCCCGCCGCCAATGCGGCGCGCACGCCGGTCGGCGAATCTTCCAGCACCAGGCAGTGCGCAGGGTCCACCTGGAGCGAATGCGCTGCCAACAGGTAGATGTCCGGCGCCGGCTTGGGATGGGCCACATCGCTGGCCGTGCACACCGCGTCGAAACGCCACAGCAGATCGGCCGCCTTGAGCTTGCGCAACGCAAGCGGGCGCTGGGTGGAGGTCGCCACCGCACGCGGCATGCCGATCGCCACCAGATACTCCAGCAACGCAATGATGCCGGGCCGGTGCGGGATACCGCGTTCGGCAACGACGGCATAGAGCAACTGCGCGCGCGCCAGCATGCGGTCGGCAGCGGCGTCGCCGACGCGTTCGCCGAGCAGGCGGCGGCAGGCGACATCGCCGGTGCCCACCATCTGCAACCAGAACGCCGGCTCGATCGTCAGCCCCTGCGCCTCGGCCGCCTGTGCCAGGCAGGCGGTGATGGCGCGCTCGCTGTCGAGCATCAGGCCATCCATATCGAAGATCACCGCCTGCGGGCGGAACGGCAGCGGGGTGGCCGCCGTCATGCAACCGCTCCACGCCCGAACAACACCTCCAGATCGCTGTCCTGCAGCGCACGCCATTGCCCGGCCGGCAACGCGTCCAGCGACAAGCCGCCGATACGGCTGCGGTGCAGCGCCGCCACATGATTGCCGGCTGCGGCGAACATGCGGCGTACCTGGTGATAGCGGCCCTCGTGCAGGGTCAGGCGTGCCTGGCGTGGGCCAAGCACCTCAAGCTCGGCCGGCAGCAATGGCTTGGTTTCGCCTTCCAGCAGCAGCGTGCCGCTGGAAAACAGCGCCGCTTCGTCGCCGCGCAGGTCGTCGGCCAGGCTGACGTCGTAGACCTTGTCCAACGCGGACTTGGGCGAAATGATCCGGTGCAGCAACGCGCCATCGTCGGTCATCAGCAGCATGCCGCTGGTGTCGCGATCCAGCCGCCCCACCGGCGCCAATACCGGCGCACGCGAGCGAAAGCGCGATGGCAGCAGCTCGTAGATCAGCCGGCCGGTGTCCTTGGTCGAACAGGTGTACCCGCTGGGCTTGTGCAGCAACAGGCTGAAACCCGGCGGCGGGTCCAGCGGCTCGCCGTCGATGCGGATGGCATCGTGCTCCACCTGGTCGTCGGCATACAGCACCTCGCCCTGCGCATCGGTGACGGCGCCCTGGCGAAACAGCTGGGTCACCTGCTTGCGGCTGCCATAGCCGAGATTGGCGATGTGTTTGACCAGCTTCATGCGCGCGCCGCCTTGCCGCGCACGGCAGCGATCAACTTGAAGCCGTCGCGCTCGGCGGCCACGCGGACCTGCCCGAAGCTTTCGTTGAGCACCTGCTCGTAGGGCAGATGCCGGTTGGCCACCAGCAGCAGCTGCCCGCCCGGGCGCAGTGCCTGCGCGGCCACGGCGATGAAACGCTGGCCGATGTCCGGGCGATCGGCGCGCGAGGGCGTGTGGAACGGGGGGTTGCTGACGATGAAGTCGTACTGCGCCGCCAGCCCGGCGGTGACGTCATGCCAGAGGTACTGCACCTGCGCCGGATGCGCGATGTCCTGCAGATTGCGTCGCGCCAACGCCAGTGCGCGCGCCTCGGCTTCGTACAGGTCCAGCGCGGTGACCTTGGGGCAGCGCGCCAGCAGTTCGGCCGAGAGATACCCGAACCCCGCACCCAGGTCGGCACCATGCCCGGCCAGGGTGGCCGGCAGGTGCTCGACCAGCAACGCCGACGCAGGATCGATGCGATCCCAGGCGAACACGCCCGGTCGGCTGACGAAGCGCCCATCCAGGATCTTGCGTGGCGCATCCAGCGCGGCCCAGCGCGCCTGCAACGCGGCGTCGGTGTCGGCAGGCAGCGGCGCGGTCCAGTAGGTGCGGCAGTGGTGCTTGGTCAGGCTGCCGGCCAGGCCGGCGAGCTGGCGCAGATCGGCCTCGCCCGAGCGCGCGCCCTCGTTGTTGGACTGGCACGCCACCACCCTGCCGCCGGGCGCGGTCAGCGCGAGCGCGCGTGCAAACAGCGCGCGCGCTTCTTCGCGCTGCCGCGGCGGCAGCACCAGCACCAGCGCATACCGCGTACTGTCGGCCTCGATCTCGCTCTCTTCGCGCACGCCCCAGCCGCTCCCCTGCAATGCCTGCGCAAACGGGCGAAAACTCTGCTCGCAGGTCAGCGCGTCGGCGGATGCATGCTCGCGCAGCGGAAAACCGTCGCGCGCGCGCAGAAACAGGACCGGGCCTGTCGGCCACGGCAGCGCGCCTTGGGCGAAGGGCAGGAACAGGGCTTGAAGCGGTGCATCGTGCGGGCCAGCCATCGGATCGTCGGGTCGTGAACAGGCGGCCATTGTAAGGGAGCGCTGCCTGCCACCCGTCCTGGTCGCCCCCGATCCGGTCTTGCAGCATGACAGCCCTCACGCGCTGATGCGGGTCGTCCATTACGTGACCTGCGAACAGGCGACCTTGCACGGTTTATACGGAGCGTTGATGCATACGCAACATCTGCCGGCCTAGGCTGGAATTCAAGCCCACACCGGAGATACGCGATGCGAGCCCTGTTCGTAGGTGGAGTTGTCGACAACAGCGAAATGGATCTGGACGACACACCGCCACCGATGCACTACCCCGAAAACACCGGCGCAGGCCGCCCCCGTTACCGTCTGCACCAGGTCGGTGAGCGCGACGACGGCAGCGTGGCCTACGCCGTCTACGGTGCGCCGGAAATGGCCGACGACGACATCAGCCGCATCACCGAAGAGCGCGGCTACGCACGCCGTTTCAGCGCATCGCCGGAATCGCCGCGCTAAGCGTTGTTATCACAGCCAGGACTTGACGCGCTGCGGCTATCGACTCGCTGCCACTGTATGAAAGGTGTGCGATGGGTGAGTCAGCGGTTCACGTTTCGACCATGTGTAAAGCCCCTCTCCCTTCGGGGAGCGAGGGCACAGTTGCGCGCCAGTGGCGCGTGCTCTGGGGCGCCTGCGTCGCAAGTGCGGGCTGGGGCTCGGAGAGGGAGTGGGGTGCGGTCACGAGGCGAAGCCACGCTGTGCAGCAGGCCCGCGCTGCGCGCGTACCCTCATCCGCCCCTTCGGGGCACCGTCTCCCGGCGGGAGAAAGGACAGTTCCGCGGTAAAGAGGTTGGGCGAGGCTAGGAGGCGAAGCCATGCAACGCGGCAGTTCCGCGAGGCTGCGCGCGTACCCTCATCCGCCCCTGCGGGGCCCCTTCTCCCGGCGGGAGAAGGGATCGAGAGAAGAGATAAAGCCTGCGAACGTCTCCGCTTAGCGCGCCTTCGGCGTCACCCGCCAGATCACATTGCCCACGTCATCGGCGACCAGCAAGGCACCGCTATTGTCCGCTGCAACGCCCACCGGGCGACCCTGGGCATTGCCTTCGGCGTCCAGAAATCCATCCAGGACCGTGATCGGCGTTGCGCTGGGCTTGCCAGCGACAAACGGGACGAACAGTACCTTGTAGCCACTGGGCGGGTCGCGATTCCACGAGCCGTGCTGGCCAATGAAGGCGCCCTGGCGGAACCGCTCCGGCAGCAGAGTTCCGCTGGCGAAGGTCAGGCCAAGTGAGGCCGTATGCGGGCCTAGCGCGTAATCCGGCTTGATCGCCTTGGCCACCAGCTCGGGGTTCTGCGGCGTGACCCGCTCATCTACGTGTTGACCGTAGTAGCTATAGGGCCAGCCATAGAAGCCGCCATCGCGTACCGAGGTCAGATAGTCCGGCACCAGATCGCTGCCGATTTCGTCGCGCTCGTTGACCACGACCCACAGCGATTTGCTCTGCGGTTCCCACGCGGTGCCCACCGGGTTGCGCAAGCCGCTGGCGAACACGCGGCTGCTGCCGGTGGCTGGATCGATCTCCAGGATCGCCGCGCGGTTGAGTTCGGCCTCCATGCCGTTTTCGGCCACGTTGCTGTTGGACCCGACGCCCACATACAGCTTGCTGCCATCGGCGTTGGCCAACAGCGACTTGGTCCAATGGTGGTTGATCCCGCCGGGCAGATTGGCCACGAACGTCGGCTTGGCACTGATGTGCGTATCGCCAGGCTTGTACGGGAAGCTCACCAGCGCGTCGGCATTGGCCACGTAGAAGCGGTCGCCGACCAGCGCCATGCCGAATGGCGAGAACAGGCCGCTGATGAACTGCGTGCGCACCTCCGCCACGCCGTCGCCATCGGCGTCGCGCAGCAGGGTGATGCGGTTGGCACTGGGCACCACGGCGCCAGCTTTCTTCATCACCGCGCCCTGCACTTTCTTGCGCAGGCCGCCGCCGCTTTCGGCATTTTCCGGCTTCGGCGGTTCGGCGGTTTCGGCCACCAGCACATCGCCGTTGGGCAGCACGTAGACCCAGCGCGGGTGATCGAGATCGCGCGCGAACGCGTTGACCTGCAGATCGTCGGCCGCCATGGGTTTGGCGTTGGCGGCCCAGCGCTTGACCGGGGCCACCTTCACCGTGGGGATCAGGCGCTTGACCGGCTCGGGTAATTGCGGGTCAGGCCCGGTTCCCTGTTCGATGGCCAGCGTGGCGGTGTCGCCGCATCCGGCGAGAACGGCCAACGCCATCAAGGACAGCGGCCAGCGAATCAGCGTAGGCAGGGATGCATGCATTGCGAACCATTCCTGAACAGTTGCGACAGTCGGCCATCATGCCGACAACTGCTCGGAGAGAAGTAAATACATCGTCAACACGCCCCGTGTCACGGCACGACGTGTGGATCGGAACCCAACGGCAGCGGGTGCACGGCCACGATGCGATCCATCCAGATCCAGTGCGGCTCCTGGGTGGCGTCCAGCTGATCCAGGCGCAACTGCCCGTTGACGCCTTCGTTGTCGTTCTCGTCGAGATAGGTCTGGATGGTCGGGCGCACGGCAACGGTGCCGCTGAGCGTGCTGCCGTCGTCGAGTTCGATGCGCACGCGTTCCTGTCCGTCGAGCAGGGCCACCCAATGCTCGAGGGTGGCGATCTGCACGTGCTCGGAATAGACGTGCGGGGCGTATCTGGACATCGCGATATCTCCATGAGCGGAGCGCATCACGCTAGGCCAACGTGCGTGAAAGATGCAGCAAACGCGGCGTATTGCCGCATCTACATCCGCACCCTACGCGCACCGCACAGGCATCTGCGGCCTGTCATGCGGCCAGCTATCGAGCGCAACCGCCTTGCGATCGGCCCGCGCGCACCGCGACAGCGTCGACTGCGCGAGGTTGCCGCCGCGCCCGCATCACTCCACGGATTCACGTGCTGCCCGGACCGCGGTGACCAGCTGCGCAACGCTGTACGGCTTGGCCAGATGTTCCTGAAATCCCGAATCCAGCGCGCGCTTGCGATCGTCGTCGCGTGCCAGTGCCGTCACCGCCACCGCCGGCAGCGCCTGCCCGTCCAGCCCCAGGTTATCGCGCACGGTACGGATCAATCCGTAGCCATCCATGCCAGGCATCCCGATGTCGGTCAGCATCACGTCGAAACGCGCGTGCCCTCGATGATCGATCAAGGCCAAGGCATCGGTGGCGCTGCCGGCGGTGACCACTTCGGCGCCCTGTTCTTCGAGCAGGCGGCGCAGGTAGTCGAGCATGTCCGGCTGGTCTTCGACCGCCAGCAGGCGCAGGCCGTTGAGCGCACGCGCTTCGACGATCTGTTCGGACATCAGGCGCCGCCGCAGCTCGCGGCGCGGGCGCTTGGCGTGATCGGGAACATGCTCGGGCAGGCGCACCGTAAAGGTGGCGCCCTTGCCGCGTCCGCCGCTGGTGGCGCCGACCTGCCCACCGTGCATTTCCACCAGTTGCTGCACGATCGCCAGGCCCAGGCCCAGGCCGCCGTGCTGGCGCGTGGTGGTGCCGTCGGCCTGACGGAAGCGGCCGAACAGATGCGGCAGGAACTCGGCCGCAATGCCGTCGCCGGAGTCGCGCACCGACACCAGCAAATGCCCGTCGTCGCTTTCGATGGTGACGTCGATGCGGCCGTGCGCAGGGGTGAACTTGATCGCGTTGGAGAGCAGATTCCACAGCACCTGCTGCAGGCGCGTGGCATCGCCGAGCACCAGGCACGGGGTGGGGGGCACATGCAGTTCCAGCAGCTGATCCTTGCCGTCGGCGGCCAGTTCCTGCGTGCTCAGCGCCTCGCGCACCTGTTCGGCCAAGTCCAGCGCTTCGACTTCCAGCTGCACCTTGCCCAGCAACATGCTGCTGAGGTCGAGCATGTCCGAGATCAGCCGCTTCTGCGCGCGCGCGCTGCTGGCGATCACCGACAGGCCCTTGTAATTGGGATGCCCTTCTTCCACGCGCTGCAGCAGCAACTCGCTCCAGCCCAGAATGGTGGTCAACGGGGTGCGCAACTCGTGCGACAACGTGGCCAGGAACTCGTCCTTCAGCCGCGCCATGCTTTCGGCTTCGTTGCGCGCGCTGCGCTCCGATTCCAGCAGCTGCTCGCGTGCCAGTTCGATTTCGCGCTGTTCGGTTACATCCGGGCTGCTGCCGGCCAGGCCGATAAAGCGTCCATCGGCCGAGTAGCGCGGCGTAGCGGTCATTTCGATCCAGCGCCACTGCCCGTCGTGGCGGCGCGCACGCACCAGCGCACGCAGCCCGCGCTGTTCTTCCAGCGCAGCCGAGAGCTCGAATTGGAAAATCGACAGATCGTCCGGGTGCAGCAGTTCGCTCCATGCCGACACGGTGCCGCTGGAAATGTCCAGGCCGAAGAACTCACCGTAGGCGCTGTTGACGAAGCGCACCACGCCCTGGGCGTCCAGCACCCATACCGGCATCGGCAGGCCGTCGGCCAGTGCGGAAAAACGCGCCTCGCTTTCGGCCAGCTCGCGCTCCACGCGTTTGCGCTCGGTGATGTCCATGAACAGCACTGCGACCCGCGCCTGCTCAGGCTGGCCGACCCGGAACGCGTCCACCGAGTACCAACGACGCAGCGCCTTGGCCTGCATTTCGAAATGGA
This genomic window contains:
- a CDS encoding YajQ family cyclic di-GMP-binding protein, translating into MPSFDVVSEVDKHELTNAVDQANRELDTRFDFKGVEAKFELEDGKVINQSAPSDFQLKQMTDILRARLLARSIDVRCLDFGDVETNLAGARQKVTVKQGLEQKQAKQLVAKLKEAKIKVEAQINGDKLRVTGKKRDDLQDAIALLKKADFELPLQFDNFRD
- a CDS encoding ATP-binding protein; this encodes MRSTSDGAAPGLILAARQLRNDRLVRLFESFLEYRACVGRVIVQTMVTLWCLGWLYGPQPVLVKDAHNVFPTAVALWVISVAWMVLVRRRVIPPSEWLDAMGFAMNLLFIGIQTTLAFILLMSLNAFLPFITIAAVARYGQRATLPVLLATFVLMLLTAPSGYWLSRPAYFVYAVALSMVLPLLVARIVLAMQEVALQALASRDAQSRFISTMNHELRTPLNAVINCAQLIDTDNMSSEQRDLMQAMTVNATALRHRVNEVLDVASIDGGRLQLQSKPLSLLDVLTTVKAVCATAASTKGVSLSVRMEAPNTPYVLGDEGRIEQVISNLVINAIKFTPAGGAVELLLEATQIQQRWLIAATITDTGIGVPDDKKAYIFTPFTQLSTGFSRAEGGVGLGLYIALSVSDAMRGSLTVGDNPAGGSIFRWIFELPVAAADSSRTLDLRDALAHHAQTVPPLHCLVFEDMDTNRLVIGNLLTRAGHRVSFHVDGTDAVQRIAQAAPDLVFLDLHMPGTSGWDALGQARDAIAALPPIVVLTADTRTDSMREAAAAGVAGYLSKPINAHELLALLAHHAQRPQH
- a CDS encoding HAD family phosphatase produces the protein MTAATPLPFRPQAVIFDMDGLMLDSERAITACLAQAAEAQGLTIEPAFWLQMVGTGDVACRRLLGERVGDAAADRMLARAQLLYAVVAERGIPHRPGIIALLEYLVAIGMPRAVATSTQRPLALRKLKAADLLWRFDAVCTASDVAHPKPAPDIYLLAAHSLQVDPAHCLVLEDSPTGVRAALAAGMTPIQIPDLLEPDADVRALGHRIMPSLSDAQRLLEAQLSG
- a CDS encoding DMT family transporter; amino-acid sequence: MPNPRSPLAAIAWMVAAVACFSLMDAAMKLLSAHYPPLQVTLLRGAASLPFVLVWVFATAGPRAIVPVRWGLHLLRGGLGMVMIGCFVYGLKRMPLSTAYTIYFVAPLLVAALSVPLLGEHVGPRRWTAIAIGLVGVIVVLRPGVGGLVSLPGLMVLLAATAYAIAAVTVSLLTRTDTPQSMVVWFLLFMAIGAGLLAIPDWVPLQASHGWLIAGMGLAGALGQIALTQAFLRGEASMIAPLEYTGLVWVIGWDWLLWQTLPDGWTWTGAGIIVASGLYLLRRERIRQADRPPPLDRP
- a CDS encoding DUF1415 domain-containing protein — encoded protein: MTTTPATPDPLTATRTWIERAVIGLNLCPFAKAVYVKDQVRLVLSDASTPEALLEQLAEELVLLRDTPSEQIDTTLIVHPDVLTDFLEYNDFLDNADAAVEALDLQGTLQVASFHPDYQFAGAAPDDVANFTNRSPFPTLHLLREDSVERAVAAFPDPDVIVERNIQTLERLGHAGWDRVLNGAEH
- a CDS encoding alpha/beta fold hydrolase, translating into MHNDHSTELKPGTAARWHWRSAAQQRTPLALLFLHGFSASPGEAGALPEQMADALGANGYVHRWPQHGDRAPDAMRGLTTAALHSSARQALAQAQRMGKRVAIVGSSLGGTLALWLAARHPEQVAAVVAWSPGIQPVNADLLDRLCDADAPIADPYPRSAAELAYWSDSIHPDGFRTLRGVFDALATAPPWSQVRCPVLLGYYRAPNGDEDQIASVPAMLAMFDALGTAAPLKQAIAFDSGAHAIGSPHKTPLAGHVAQVSVEFLRAHVGAHVDEAEYSDDGDTR
- a CDS encoding SDR family oxidoreductase, with product MALIPAVSAWNPSPLQDRVVVITGGAQGIGRGIAQAVLGAGGSVVIGDLDADAGKACLQEWALPQRSAFVRCDAARQTQAARLIATARKRFGRLDGLVNNAGVADPHVAPLPQLEWDDWNRRLASLHGAFLCSKHALPALTQAQGGGAIVNIASTRAWQSEPHSEAYAAAKGGLVAFTHALALSEGPQVRVNSISPGWISTDAWRAPQRRRAPRLSRRDHAQHPAGRVGTPEDIAQLAVYLLSPQLSGFVTGQDFVVDGGMSRKMQYV